A region from the Camarhynchus parvulus chromosome 23, STF_HiC, whole genome shotgun sequence genome encodes:
- the LOC115912889 gene encoding coiled-coil domain-containing protein 28B-like isoform X2 yields the protein MRSPVLRSRRGVLGPKSSFPSRRGPAGAAAAVQGPAELLRRCSGRGEGAEPPGNGHRAPAPVLPLPASPGAARGARGRHSLTRGSRCPWLCPLVPGLPQPLRSAPGSRILSPLSPCREGASTRRVRRTPGPGPGPDPGPGAIAPMEERRKKRSPQSCLAQPPPAGAPRPLPPSKSASFALPLPALPSPRQRPRPRRASKERARAGAGGSRGAPLQHSFLTDVSDVCEMERGLLSLLSDFHSGKLQAFGKECSFEQLEHVREMQEKLARLHFGLDVCVEELPEEQKKAAADRNLDQLLAHLEELSSSIQKLHLAESSDPEDAGP from the exons ATGCGGTCCCCTGTGCTCCGCTCTCGCCGGGGTGTTTTGGGGCCGAAATCCTCTTTTCCATCTCGCCGGGGCCCGGCCGGAGCTGCGGCTGCGGTTCAGGGCCCGGCCGAGCTCCTGCGGAGATGCTCCGGGCGCGGGGAGGGAGCGGAGCCCCCCGGGAACGGGCACCGAGCTCCTGCTCCGGTCCTGCCGCTGCCAGCGAGCCCCGGGGCGGCTCGGGGTGCCCGTGGGCGCCACTCCTTAAcgcgggggtcccggtgcccctggctgtgtccccttgtcccggggctcccccagcccctccgcAGTGCCCCGGGCAGCCGCATCCTCTCCCCGTTATCTCcgtgcagggaaggagcctccACGCGCCGTGTCCGCCGCACGCcgggtcccggtcccggtcctgATCCCGGTCCCGGTGCCATCGCCCCCATGGAAGAGCGCAGGAAGAAGCGGAGCCCGCAGAGCTGCCTGGCCcagccgccgcccgccggggcCCCGCGGCCGCTGCCCCCGAGCAAGAGCGCGTCCTTCGCGCTGCCGCTGCCCGCGCTGCCCTCGCCCCGGcagcggccgcggccccgccg GGCCAGCAAGGAGCgggcgcgggcgggcgcggggggctCCCGGGGGGCCCcgctgcagcacagcttcctcACGGATGTGTCCGACGTGTGCGAGATGGAGCgggggctgctcagcctcctcAGCGACTTCCACTCGGGAAAGCTGCAGGCGTTCG GGAAGGAGTGCTCCTTCGAGCAGCTGGAGCACGTGCGGGAGATGCAGGAGAAGCTGGCGCGGCTGCACTTCGGGCTGGACGTGTGCGTGGAGGAGCTCCCCGAGGAGCAGAAGAAGGCGGCGGCTGACAGGAACCTGGACCAGCTGCTGGCACAC ctggaagagctcagcagctccat ACAGAAGCTGCACCTGGCCGAGAGCTCGGACCCCGAGGACGCGGGGCCCTGA
- the LOC115912889 gene encoding translation initiation factor IF-2-like isoform X1, whose protein sequence is MCPTCARWSGGCSASSATSTRESCRRSGRSAPSSSWSTCGRCRRSWRGCTSGWTCAWRSSPRSRRRRRLTGTWTSCWHTWKSSAAPYRSCTWPRARTPRTRGPDPGPVPATPGTPARPCPRHGGGGRGPMTPAGGAGAMAAAPGPRAGAEAEGRRRLLRSVTRLQACARGFLLRRQLRSVREEFEAVVLEIEGDLRQLRWSGRVLQRPRFGPEPSPEKPSDPGEAAENKKRKTREKRNPGGAERGGSCGNIPSLNPKNPKTPPNPPALGCGAAENKTIPRKTWEKQNPGGAERAGNIPPSAPLPWGTPPNPKNPQTTPNPSDLGCGAAESPEEDEEGALEWDSDSSELGASPGIPEELQEQLPQG, encoded by the exons ATGTGTCCGACGTGTGCGAGATGGAGCgggggctgctcagcctcctcAGCGACTTCCACTCGGGAAAGCTGCAGGCGTTCG GGAAGGAGTGCTCCTTCGAGCAGCTGGAGCACGTGCGGGAGATGCAGGAGAAGCTGGCGCGGCTGCACTTCGGGCTGGACGTGTGCGTGGAGGAGCTCCCCGAGGAGCAGAAGAAGGCGGCGGCTGACAGGAACCTGGACCAGCTGCTGGCACAC ctggaagagctcagcagctccat ACAGAAGCTGCACCTGGCCGAGAGCTCGGACCCCGAGGACGCGGGGCCCTGACCCCGGCCCTGTCCCCGccacccccgggacccccgcccgGCCCTGTCCCCGCCATGGCGGCGGCGGTCGCGGCCCGATGACGCCAGCAGGCGGCGCCGGGGCCATggcggccgcgccgggcccgcgGGCCGGGGCTGAGGCTgaggggcggcggcggctcctgcGCTCCGTGACCCGGCTGCAG GCCTGTGCCAGGGGGTTCCTGCTGCGGCGGCAGCTGCGGAGCGTGCGGGAGGAGTTCGAGGCCGTGGTGCTGGAGATCGAGGGCGACCTGAGGCAGCTGCGCTGGAGCGGCCGCGTTCTGCAGCGGCCGCGCTTCGGCCCCGAG cccTCTCCAGAGAAACCCTCGGATCCAGGCGAGGctgcagagaacaaaaaaagaaaaacccgGGAGAAGCGGAATCCTGGTGGAGCAGAGCggggtgggagctgtgggaacaTCCCCTccctaaaccccaaaaaccctaaaacccccccaaaccccccagctTTGGGGTGTGGTGCTGCAGAGAACAAAACCATTCCCAGAAAAACCTGGGAGAAGCAGAATCCTGGTGGAGCAGAGCGGGCTGGGAACATCCCCCCCtcagctcccctgccctgggggacacccccaaaccccaaaaacccccaaaccaccccaaacccctcagatTTGGGGTGTGGTGCTGCTGAAAGCCCCGAGGAGGACGAAGAGGGAGCTCTGGAGTGGGACAGCGACAGCAGCGAGCTGGGAGCCAGCCCAG gaatcccagaggagctgcaggagcagctcccacagggctga
- the TMEM234 gene encoding transmembrane protein 234, whose amino-acid sequence MATAGQALALALVAALWGGTGPFLRAAAAGVEELRGRGRLRQLLAELRFLSLNWQYLVPFLLNQAGSLLFYLTLASTDLSLAVPLCNSLALVVTLVTGKILGEDIGGKRAVAGMLLTMLGVSLCLAGA is encoded by the exons ATGGCGACCGCGG GGCAGGCGCTGGCCCTGGCGCTGGTGGCCGCGCTCTGGGGCGGTACCGGGCCGTTCCTGCGGGCGGCAGCCGCGGGCGTGGAGGagctgcggggccggggccgcctgCGGCAGCTGCTGGCGGAGCTGCGATTCCTCAGCCTCAACTGGCAG TACCTGGTGCCCTTCCTGCTCAACCAGGCTGGATCTCTGCTCTTCTACCTCACCTTGGCCTCCACAg acctgtccctggcagtgccactcTGCAACTCCCTGGCTTTGGTTGTGACCTTGGTgactgggaaaatcctgggagaggaCATTGGGGGGAAAA gagctgtggcaggaaTGCTGCTCACCAtgctgggggtgtccctgtgcctggctggggcctga